One stretch of Oncorhynchus clarkii lewisi isolate Uvic-CL-2024 chromosome 1, UVic_Ocla_1.0, whole genome shotgun sequence DNA includes these proteins:
- the LOC139405985 gene encoding CD9 antigen-like isoform X1: MAALSGGEMCVKYLMFAFNLIFWLAGTGVLAIGLWLRFDPKTRGLFEGTESPYVFFTGVYILIIAGLLMMVVGFLGCCGAIQESPCMLGLFFFFLLIIFAIEVAAGIWCFSNQSKVVDDITQFYMETYQNYQNTRQDTLRETLRLIQTGLDCCGTGSVVDSAKDTCPPRDGLDSLITKSCPDAIDELFDSKLHIIGGVGIATGVIMMFGMIFSMLLCCAIRKSREIV, from the exons ATGGCCGCTCTATCAGGAGGAGAAATGTGCGTCAAATACCTGATGTTCGCTTTCAACCTCATCTTCTGG CTTGCAGGTACAGGAGTGCTGGCtatagggttgtggttgaggtttGACCCAAAGACCAGAGGACTGTTTGAAGGAACAGAATCTCCCTATGTCTTCTTCACAG gtgtgtatatccTGATAATAGCAgggttgttgatgatggtggtggggtTCCTGGGATGCTGTGGTGCGATTCAGGAGTCTCCCTGTATGCTGGGGCTG ttcttcttcttcctcctcatcatatTTGCCATTGAGGTCGCCGCTGGAATCTGGTGTTTTTCCAACCAAAGCAAG GTGGTTGATGACATCACTCAATTCTACATGGAGACATATCAGAACTACCAGAACACTCGACAGGACACACTGAGGGAGACACTCCGTCTCATACAGACTGGG TTGGACTGCTGTGGTACAGGTTCCGTTGTGGACTCTGCCAAAGACACCTGTCCCCCAAGAGACGGGCTGGATAGCCTCATCACCAAG agctGTCCTGATGCTATAGATGAATTGTTTGACTCCAAGCTGCACATCATAGGAGGAGTGGGCATCGCCACTGGAGTTAtcatg ATGTTTGGGATGATCTTCAGCATGCTGCTCTGCTGTGCCATCAGGAAGTCACGGGAGATTGTCTGA
- the LOC139405985 gene encoding CD9 antigen-like isoform X2, whose protein sequence is MEVFGRIRCVKYLMFIFNFFFWLAGTGVLAIGLWLRFDPKTRGLFEGTESPYVFFTGVYILIIAGLLMMVVGFLGCCGAIQESPCMLGLFFFFLLIIFAIEVAAGIWCFSNQSKVVDDITQFYMETYQNYQNTRQDTLRETLRLIQTGLDCCGTGSVVDSAKDTCPPRDGLDSLITKSCPDAIDELFDSKLHIIGGVGIATGVIMMFGMIFSMLLCCAIRKSREIV, encoded by the exons ATGGAAGTGTTTGGAAGGATCAGGTGTGTGAAGTACCTCATGTTTATCTTCAACTTCTTCTTCTGG CTTGCAGGTACAGGAGTGCTGGCtatagggttgtggttgaggtttGACCCAAAGACCAGAGGACTGTTTGAAGGAACAGAATCTCCCTATGTCTTCTTCACAG gtgtgtatatccTGATAATAGCAgggttgttgatgatggtggtggggtTCCTGGGATGCTGTGGTGCGATTCAGGAGTCTCCCTGTATGCTGGGGCTG ttcttcttcttcctcctcatcatatTTGCCATTGAGGTCGCCGCTGGAATCTGGTGTTTTTCCAACCAAAGCAAG GTGGTTGATGACATCACTCAATTCTACATGGAGACATATCAGAACTACCAGAACACTCGACAGGACACACTGAGGGAGACACTCCGTCTCATACAGACTGGG TTGGACTGCTGTGGTACAGGTTCCGTTGTGGACTCTGCCAAAGACACCTGTCCCCCAAGAGACGGGCTGGATAGCCTCATCACCAAG agctGTCCTGATGCTATAGATGAATTGTTTGACTCCAAGCTGCACATCATAGGAGGAGTGGGCATCGCCACTGGAGTTAtcatg ATGTTTGGGATGATCTTCAGCATGCTGCTCTGCTGTGCCATCAGGAAGTCACGGGAGATTGTCTGA